A segment of the Sulfurovum indicum genome:
GCTCATAGAATTTACTTTTTTTATCTCTCTGAACGATATCAATATCAAAGCGGTCATCATCAAAAAAGAGACTGTAGTTCTTCATTTCCAAAAAAATATTCTCTCTTGTATGTTCTTCTTCTATTTTATAGTAATGATAGAAAATAAAGATCAGGAAGATCTCAATGACAAGAAAAAACAGGATAAAACTTTTAAGCAAAGACTCTTTTTCAGATAATTTTATAACCTACTCCTCTTACATTTTTAATTTGAATATCAAGATTTTTCTTGAGTTTGGCAATGTTGACCCTCAGTGCCAGATCAGAAGGTTTTTCCAGCAGCAGCATAAGTTCATCTTTGGTAACAGGAGCAGGATGGTTTCGGACCAGTGTTGTAAAAATCTTTTTTTGTACTTCTCCCAAGTGTATGGGATTTCCCTGATGAAAAATCTCTTCTCTTCTGATATCGATCTCAAAATCTTTAAACTGGAGGAGTTCTTTTAATGTACTGGTTTTGGCCTTTATTCTTACAATAAGTTCATCCGGGTCAAAAGGTTTTTTTATATAGTCGTCTGCTCCGGCAATGAACCCTTTTGTTACCGAAGCGATATCTCCCAGTGCACTGATTATAATGGTCGGAGTAAAATCTTCTGCCTCCCTGAGGGCAGTAAGCAGATCAATTCCGTTCATTACAGGCACATTGATATCAAAAAGGTAAAGTGTGTAGTTACAGGCATAGCTGAGCTCTATCGCCTCTTCACCATTTTTGGCCCAGTCTACTTCATAGCCATGGTGTGCAAGATATTTTATCAGTGTTTTTGAAAGGGCAGGATCATCTTCAAGAAGAAGCAGTTTACTCAAAATGTACTCCTACATTAAAAGATATGATATGGTCATAAGAGAGCTTATCCAGTGTATAGGCATAATTGCAGGTAACAAAAAGGTCTTTTGATACAGTATAAGCGTTGAACCATGAGAGCGCTTTATAGGCTTCATTCTCCGGATAGGCAGAACCGGAGTAGCTGTAAGAGAGAGCACTGTACCATTTGTCGGTCAAGGCATAACCTGTTCCTGTAGAACAGGAATAAAAATTATTATAGTCCATTGTTGGACTGTCACCGCTAACTGTATAACTGTAATAGAAAAAAATATTTTGTTTTGTGTTGATGAAATAGTCAAAGTTAACAGAGCTGAAATAATCATTGTCTCTACCGGATGTCTCATCACCCGTTAAAGAAAATTTTGTTCCCATTGATACTTTGGTGTTGAAGGAAGGGGTTTGAAAGAGGTATCCTGCCGTAAAATAGAGACTGTTTTCAGAGCGGGTAATCGTGTTGATATTGGTTGTACTGTAGTTTGAGCTTGAAAGGGAAAAACTCCAGTGACCATAATCATAATTTACAAACAGGTTTAAATTGCTTGATGTGGCCGATAAGGTATTGAAGCTGATATCGCTTCCCAGCTGAAGAGTGATCTTTCCCGGGTATTTTTTGTCATATGGACAGCCTCTTTCATCTACAATGACATCAAAAGGGGTGTCTGCACAGAGGTCTTTGCTGTCATCTACACCATCAATATCCTGATCTTCATATGCCAAAAGAGCTGACGAACACAATAGTATGGATAGAGTGATTTTCAGAAGAGTCACCTGTGAGTCCCGCCTTGTCCATTTCTCATTGAGCCGTGTCCTCCCAGCTGCTGAAGTTGCATATGTAGCTGCATACTGTTCTGTATATCGGAGGTATCACGGGATTTTTGCACAGATGTGCTTTTGGCTGCAAAAGATTCCTGAAGATCCAACATGATTTTTCGTCGGATCTCTTTATTCATTTTTCTAAGTTTTATTTTGAGCTTGTTCATTGCAATCCTCCGATCATCTGAAGAACTGTTTTTGATCTGGGTGATCAATATGTTTAACTCTTTTGTCTGCTCCGTTGTCTCTTGGGCGCCAAGCTGAACGGCAAGTATAAAAAAGGAAATGCTTAAAATGATAAGTTTATGATGCATAACAACTCCTACCTTCCGACGATTGTATAGTAATTTTGTTAATAAAGTGTTACCAAACAGTGCCCATATACTTTTTCGTAAAATATATTTTTGAAATGTATAAAAGTCAAGTTTTGATTTCAATTAATATTTCTTTAACATATCTTTGCTAAACTTCAACATCCTTATAAAATAAACTGTATAAAGGGATGTTGTGGTAAAACACCGGTACCTGATCTCCTTCCTTGGCACAACATTTCTCTACCTTTTACTGGCCGGAGCCTACTTTTATATACTGACCCGACATCCTGTATCAGACCAAAATTCTCAAGAAACAATTATGCATTTTTCCCTTGCTGCTTTCACTCCGGAGGTACTGTCTCCTGCCGAGAACTCCAAAGAGACAAAAACAGAAGAACAGACCCTGGAAACGGAGTCTGAAGCCAAACCTGATCCTCTACCGGAGGCTGAAGAGTCCAAAGAACCTGAACTAGAGTCTGATCCTTTGCCGGAGACTGAAGAGCCCAAAGAGCCCGAAATTAAAGAAGAGCCGGCAAAAGAG
Coding sequences within it:
- a CDS encoding response regulator transcription factor, which produces MSKLLLLEDDPALSKTLIKYLAHHGYEVDWAKNGEEAIELSYACNYTLYLFDINVPVMNGIDLLTALREAEDFTPTIIISALGDIASVTKGFIAGADDYIKKPFDPDELIVRIKAKTSTLKELLQFKDFEIDIRREEIFHQGNPIHLGEVQKKIFTTLVRNHPAPVTKDELMLLLEKPSDLALRVNIAKLKKNLDIQIKNVRGVGYKII